The Parabacteroides sp. AD58 genome includes a window with the following:
- a CDS encoding SGNH/GDSL hydrolase family protein: MKHLFIAALCIAGCLQLAAQEPLKDWANFGRYQEANASIQQPVKAVFMGNSITDGWPVADPDFFTKNGYVGRGIGGQVSAQMLMRFRQDVINLKPQAVVILAGTNDLAHNDYAVTPEQTFDNVVSMIQLAQANDIKVILCSTLPAYQFGWRPELKPAEGIKALNAKMKAYADAHNILYVDYHSAMKDERDGLPEKYSKDGVHPTLEGYKVMEKLVQEALQKVVK; this comes from the coding sequence ATGAAACATTTATTTATTGCAGCCTTGTGTATAGCGGGCTGCTTGCAGTTAGCAGCTCAAGAGCCATTGAAAGATTGGGCTAATTTTGGAAGATATCAGGAGGCTAATGCTTCTATTCAGCAACCTGTAAAAGCTGTGTTTATGGGAAATTCTATTACCGACGGCTGGCCAGTGGCTGATCCGGATTTCTTTACGAAGAACGGCTATGTAGGAAGAGGAATCGGAGGACAGGTTTCTGCTCAGATGTTAATGCGTTTCCGTCAGGACGTTATTAATCTGAAACCTCAGGCCGTTGTTATTTTGGCTGGAACAAATGATTTAGCCCATAATGATTATGCTGTGACTCCTGAACAGACATTTGATAATGTAGTTTCTATGATTCAGTTAGCTCAGGCTAATGATATCAAGGTAATATTATGTTCCACTTTACCTGCTTATCAGTTTGGATGGCGTCCGGAGTTGAAACCGGCAGAAGGAATCAAGGCATTGAATGCGAAGATGAAAGCGTATGCCGATGCTCATAATATTCTCTATGTAGATTATCATTCAGCAATGAAAGATGAACGAGATGGTTTGCCTGAGAAATATTCAAAAGACGGTGTGCATCCAACTTTGGAAGGTTATAAAGTCATGGAAAAATTGGTACAAGAGGCTTTACAGAAAGTTGTTAAATAA
- the metF gene encoding methylenetetrahydrofolate reductase [NAD(P)H], translating into MNVVDLINNHQGTAFTFEILPPLKGNSIQKVYQVIDKLREFDPKYINITSHHSEYIYKPQPDGSLRKVNIRKRPGSVAIASAIQNKYGIPAVPHIICKGFTKDETEYALIDLNFLGVHNLLLLRGDIKTLEVEQHPEQYHEHATDLQQQVNRFNEGIALDGSRIEGIDTPFSYGMACYPEKHEEAPNMDSDIYYLKEKVKNGASYLVTQMFFDNEKFYAFESRCRKEGINVPIIPGIKPIVFRNQLTVLPRVFRSDIPEPFAAELRKCKTDDEAKEVGVEWCIQQCKDLIAHGVPSLHFYTMMASESVRRVAKEIY; encoded by the coding sequence ATGAACGTAGTAGATTTGATTAATAACCATCAAGGGACAGCATTTACCTTTGAAATTCTGCCTCCATTGAAAGGTAATAGTATACAGAAAGTTTATCAAGTTATTGATAAGCTGCGCGAGTTCGATCCGAAGTATATCAATATAACTTCACATCATAGCGAATACATTTACAAGCCTCAGCCAGATGGAAGTCTGCGAAAGGTGAACATCCGTAAACGTCCGGGGTCAGTGGCTATCGCTTCTGCTATTCAAAATAAATATGGAATACCGGCTGTGCCTCATATTATATGTAAGGGCTTTACAAAAGATGAGACAGAATATGCGTTGATCGATTTGAATTTTTTAGGTGTGCATAATCTACTGCTTTTGCGGGGTGATATTAAAACATTGGAAGTCGAACAGCATCCGGAACAGTATCATGAGCATGCTACCGACTTGCAGCAGCAGGTAAACCGCTTTAATGAAGGAATTGCATTAGACGGTTCACGGATTGAAGGCATTGATACGCCATTTTCGTATGGTATGGCTTGTTATCCTGAAAAGCATGAAGAAGCGCCCAATATGGATTCTGATATTTATTACTTGAAGGAAAAAGTAAAGAATGGCGCCAGTTACTTAGTAACGCAGATGTTCTTTGACAATGAAAAGTTCTATGCTTTTGAGAGTCGTTGCCGAAAAGAAGGGATAAATGTACCGATTATACCAGGAATTAAACCTATTGTGTTCCGAAACCAATTGACGGTGCTTCCTCGTGTGTTCCGTTCCGATATTCCTGAGCCATTTGCTGCCGAATTACGGAAGTGCAAAACTGATGATGAAGCGAAGGAAGTTGGTGTAGAGTGGTGTATTCAGCAGTGTAAGGATTTGATTGCCCACGGTGTTCCAAGCTTGCATTTTTATACGATGATGGCTTCAGAAAGTGTGCGTCGGGTGGCGAAAGAAATTTATTAA